In Bacteroidetes bacterium SB0662_bin_6, the following proteins share a genomic window:
- a CDS encoding ABC transporter substrate-binding protein, producing the protein MRPINLILFGGLVLLAGACRPTIEQPETNSTTAAAFEPGTDYFPDKAEIQYAEHFSVTYHGHYKVVRTHAEVRPWRSDTAPEPHEDVMVLVQRGTPPPPRTGDLEDATVLTIPVTTIAVNNDGTLAFVQALKRSDAVLAVGGLHTYDDTLRQRVEAGEIGQIGYSWRSEPDLEVLLDRQPDIAFLTVDTPYNVKALGRARELGLPAAAMFEWAEAHYLGRTEWIKYLALFVNAERDANTMFESVASRVADLKALAASAPHSPMVLWGYYGGNGRWWMHRNNLEARFLHDANAFNPYENFDGDHHTEGEPISSEQLLVAGTKADHWIIGDIHAAELPPDTYMNRFTAWTQGALYHNYKRTKWEYNAYDWFETALVRPDWVLADLVTLLHPEVLRHHETIFFDLYEKP; encoded by the coding sequence ATGCGACCCATAAACTTGATCCTTTTCGGTGGTCTGGTGCTCCTTGCAGGGGCCTGCCGGCCTACTATCGAACAGCCCGAGACGAACAGCACTACGGCCGCTGCCTTCGAGCCGGGCACGGACTACTTCCCCGACAAAGCCGAAATCCAATATGCCGAGCACTTCTCCGTAACGTATCACGGGCACTACAAGGTAGTGCGGACGCACGCCGAGGTTCGACCCTGGCGAAGTGACACCGCGCCCGAGCCCCACGAAGACGTGATGGTGCTGGTACAACGCGGCACGCCGCCCCCTCCACGTACGGGCGATCTCGAAGACGCCACCGTGCTGACCATTCCGGTCACCACCATTGCCGTCAACAACGACGGCACCCTTGCTTTCGTGCAAGCCCTGAAGCGCTCGGACGCAGTGTTGGCTGTCGGTGGCTTGCACACCTACGACGACACGCTCCGTCAGCGTGTTGAGGCGGGCGAAATCGGCCAGATAGGCTATAGCTGGCGTAGCGAACCCGACTTAGAAGTGCTCCTGGACCGGCAGCCGGATATTGCGTTTTTGACCGTGGATACCCCTTACAATGTGAAGGCGCTTGGCCGGGCACGTGAACTGGGCCTCCCAGCGGCTGCGATGTTCGAGTGGGCCGAGGCGCACTATCTGGGTCGCACTGAATGGATTAAGTATCTGGCTCTTTTCGTAAACGCCGAACGTGACGCCAACACTATGTTCGAGTCGGTCGCCAGTCGGGTCGCTGACCTGAAAGCGCTGGCAGCCTCCGCACCGCATTCCCCGATGGTACTCTGGGGCTACTACGGCGGCAACGGACGCTGGTGGATGCATCGGAATAATCTGGAAGCCCGCTTCCTGCATGACGCCAATGCCTTCAACCCCTACGAGAATTTCGACGGTGACCATCACACTGAGGGGGAGCCCATTTCGAGCGAGCAACTCTTGGTCGCTGGCACCAAAGCCGACCATTGGATCATCGGCGATATCCACGCCGCCGAACTGCCGCCCGACACCTACATGAACAGGTTCACTGCATGGACGCAGGGTGCTCTTTACCACAACTACAAGCGAACCAAGTGGGAGTACAACGCCTACGACTGGTTCGAGACAGCCTTGGTACGGCCCGACTGGGTCCTCGCCGACCTCGTCACACTCCTGCACCCTGAGGTGTTGCGCCATCACGAGACCATATTCTTTGACCTCTACGAAAAGCCGTGA